The genomic window ACTGCAGAGCACAGAGATTGCGGTGAATTCCCTGCATGGGCAAGGTCTGAATATCTTGGGGCATGGCGTAGCAGCATTGGCGCATGCAGAAGATGGCTTGGTCGAGGCCGTGCATCTGCCCGACCTGCCGCAATTCACTTTGGGCGTGCAATGGCATCCGGAATGGCAAGCGGCACAAAATCCCCATTCGATACGCATATTTGAAGCCTTTGGTGATGCCTGCCGGCTGCGGGTGGCACAAAGCCAAAAATCAGGTAGCTCTGACGAGATCCTACCGAAAGAATCAAAAATCGGTTTGGCCGCCTAAGCTTCAGCAATCAAGTAAAAAAATTTCCTTGTGGCCGCGCCGTGTTTCGCTACGCGCCACAAAAACTGCCGCTGCTGGCAGACGTCAAGAATTTAGGTCTGTCGGCAGTAGCGCCCAAGATCACAGGAAGGCAAGACCATGAGTAACACGAATTCCAATCACAGCAATGCCACAGATGCTGCCACTGCGCATGCACCCTCTTATTACGCAGCTTCCGCCAACGCATCACCCGAGCGGCCATCCTTGCGCGGTGCGGTTGAGGCCGACGTCTGTATCATCGGCGCTGGCTATACCGGCTTAAGCGCAGGTCTGCATCTGGCTGAGGCTGGTTTTAAGGTGGTGATACTGGAACAGGCGAAAGTCGGCTGGGGCGCCTCCGGCCGCAATGGTGGCCAGATAGTCCACAGTTATTCACGCGATATCGACGTCATAGAAAACAGTTATGGCAAAGAAAAGGCAAAACCTTTGGCCGAGATGATGTTTGAAGGCGCGCAAATCATTCGTGAGCGGGTCGCCAAATATGACATTCAATGCGACCTAAAATCAGGTGGTGTGTACGCCGCGCTCTCGAAGAAGAAAGTCAAAGCCTTAGAAGAACAAAAAGAGTTGTGGGAAAAATGGGGGCACAAAGATCTGGAGCTGATCGACAATCCCAGCGCGATCAAAAATGTCGTCAATACCGATCGCTATCAAGCCATCTTGGTAGATAAAACCGGTGGACACTTTCACCCTCTAAACCTGACACTGGGCGAAGCCGCCGCCTTTGAACAAAATGGTGGTGTGATCTACGAACATAGCGCCGTGACTAAAATCGAGCGTGGTGCTAATCCGGTGATACGGACCGTGCAAGGTGAAGTCAAAGCAAAATTTGTGATCGTTGCCTGCAATGCCTACATTGGCGATCTCGAACCTAAGCTGGCGAAAATGTCTATGCCTTGCGGCACCCAAGTCATCACCACGGCGCCTTTGGGTAAGCTAGCCGATGAATTGATGCCTTCTGATTACTGCGTTGAAGACAATAATTTCTTACTCGACTATTACCGTTTATCTGGTGACAAGCGCATGATTTTTGGCGGCGGTGTGGTGTACGGCGCGCGTGATCCATCGCATATAGAATCGATCGTGAAACCAAATATGTGCAAGGTCTTCCCGCAGTTAAAAAACGTCAAGATCGATTACGGCTGGACTGGTAACTTCTTGCTGACCTTATCGCGCATGCCAGAAGTCGGTAAATTAACCGACAATATCTATTATTCGCAAGGCTGCTCCGGGCATGGGATTACCTTCACCCATTTAATCGGCCGCTTGCTGGCCGAGGCCATTCGCGGCCAGGCCGAGCGCTTCTCCGCCTTTGAATCACTGCCGCATTACCCCTTCCCAGGCGGCCGTATGTTCCGCGTGCCACTGACAGCCATGGGTGCCGTTTGGTATGATTTGCGTGACCGTTTAGGGGTTTAATTACCCACACTTTGCTGCAGCACCAATTATCCCTGTCGGGTCGGTGCTGCATTTTTATTCTCATTTTTTAGCTAACGTCCCATGAAACCGGTATTAATCGTCCAGCAAGTAGAACTCGATACACCCGACTATTTTGTCGATTTTTTAGCCAGACACGCGATTCCTTACGATCTGCGTCGCATGGAGGCCGGTCAGCCTTTGCCTGAGTCGATCGCCGGCTATTCTGGCTACTGCATGTTGGGTGGTCCCATGAGCGTGAACGACGAAATTAATTTTCCTTTTTTGCGGCAAGAAAAAGCTTTGGTGAGAGAGGCTGTTTTAGCTGATATCGCGGTCATCGGCCACTGTTTGGGTGGGCAATTAATGAGCACGGCTTTGGGTGGCACCGTACAAGCCTCAAACTACACGGAAATCGGTTGGAATCCGATACGGGTCTTATGTCAGAAAGCCGCCAACGACTGGTTCGGCGGCCGTATGGATTTCGACATTTTCCAATGGCATAACGAAACCTTTTCTATACCGGAAAACGCGGTACAAATCGCCAGCAGCCACTACTGCCAAAATCAAGCCTTTGTGATCGATGATAAACATCTAGGCATGCAATTTCATTGCGAAGTCAAACCCAAAAAAGTAGCCTACTGGGCCAGTGAAGAAAAAGCCGATATCGATGCGCTACTCCATCTGCCAACGGTAGAGTCTTCGGCCTCTATCCTCGCCAGCCTGGAGCAACGGATTGCCGCAAGCCAGGCGATTGCCGATGATATTTATAGCCGCTGGATAGATGGCTTAAAGAGATAGGATAACTAGCAAAACTAGCAGCGCAGTATTACTATTTATCCGATTAATCATCACGAGAGCCATGCTCTCATTAGGAATAAACATGGGTTCATTTAGCGTCTGGCATTGGTTGATCGTGCTGGTAATCGTCATGTTGGTATTTGGCACCAAAAAACTCGGCAATATAGGCGGCGATCTTGGTAAGGCGGTAAAAGGTTTTAAGGATGGCATAAAGGGTACGACTGAGGGTGCGACTGAGGGCGCAAAGGAAGCGCCAGCAGCGGCTAGCCCGATCCCTCAGAACATCCCGCGTTAAAACGTTTTTTTCTGTTGGCCGTTAGAACCGACTACTCAAAAGCGACCTTGAGTTCTGCGCGTAGCAAGGCATAGGCCAGGCTGCGTGCAGCCGGGTTGGCTCCCGGATGCACGCCTTCGCCTGGATACACCCCATTCGACACATCTTTGCGCAGTTTGACGCTACCCACCGGGTTATCGAAATCATGGTAACTATCGGCGAATACGTGGACTTGCGCGCCCACTTCACGCCCCAATGTTTGGCACGGCCCGGGTGCGGTCCAATCGTCTTTTTCGCCCAACAAGAGCAGCAGCCGCGTATTCGGCTGGTAGCCCGCCTTTCTGGCCGCACTACAGCCCGGATAAAACGCAATCGCCACGACTGGCTTTGCGGCTTGAGCGGCCACTTGTTTGCGTCCTTGGTGGGTAGCAGATAACACCGCGCTGCCGCCATGCGACCAACCCAACAGAGCTAACTTGCGCGGATTCGCCCAGCTTTGCCGTGCGACCCACTCCAGCGCAGCCAAAGCGTCGTGGCGGCGCTCAGTTTGGTCTATGTTGCGCGCGCCAATTTTTTGGCTACATAGTTCACGCACCCCGCGCGGTGTCAAGCTATCGGGAAACAGCACCGCATAGCCTTGCTCTAGCAGCATGTCGGCCATGGCTTGATGACGCGCATTGAGTTCGCCTTGACGGGCACCGCTGCTGGCATACAGGCCACCACAGCCATGCAAAGCGATGACCGTTCCCAAAGGGGCATGCTCGGGCATAAAAAGCCAAGCCAATAGGGTGCTGCCATCGGCGCTAGGAAAATGGACTTCTTGCCCTTGCGCAGCCAAGGCTGGCAAAGATCCAAACACAAAGACAGCGGATACCAGCGTGAGTAAGTAATGGTGTAATTTCAAAATCTATCGTTTTCAAAATTTATCGTTCTCAAAATTGATATACCCGGCGGCAAAGCTCATGAGTAGCTTCTAAGCCCTGCCACTGGGCGGCTAATCTTCCACAAAAAACCAGCGCTGAGTAATAAGGCGAGGCTATCCGCCACCGGCGTGGCCCAGAGCAAACCAGGCAAGCCCCACCAATGCGGAAACAAGAGCAAGGCCGGAATTAAAAATAACACAGGTTGGCTTAAACCGACACAGGCCGAAAGCAGGCCCTGACCACACGAGCGAAAATACGCCGCTAAGACATTCGGCAAAGCCGCCAATGGCAAGGCCAGGAAATAAATCGGCATCGCTTGTAACCCCAAAGCCAGCAAGTCCGGCGCATCCCCGGCAAATAGCTGCAGCACGGCCTGCGGCGCGGCTTGCAGCAACACCCATGCCAGTAACAGCCCGCCAGTGGCCGCCGCCCAGCTTTGCCATAGCACCCGCTGCACCCGTGCTGGCTGGCCGGCGCCATGGTTAAAACTCATCAGCACCGCTGCGGCTTGACACACGCCAAACACCGGCATCATGGTCAGCATCCACAAGGTCTCAAAAATCCCCACCAGCGCCACCCCAGTGTCGCCCGCCAAGCGCGCCATGCCTTGGGTCAACAAGACCAGTAACAGCACCGGCAGCAATTCAGCCAAGCCGCTGCCAAAACCCACTTGCACCATTTCGCGCAACTGCGCACTGTGCCAACGCAGGCTGCGCCAATGTAGCTTGAGCGTCACACCACCCCAGCTGTAAATCGCCAAGACCAGCCCCAGAGAAAAACTTTCGCCCAATAGCGTGGCCCAAGCAGAACCCCGCACGCCCCAACCCCAATACGCCACGAACAGAACGCACAGGGCGGTATTCATCAGTACGCCAGAAAGGATTACCAGTAAGGCGGTTTTGGGCCGCCCCTGCGCCCACAAACCACAATCGAGCGCCACCGTGGCCGCTTGAATCGGAAAAGCCGCAATCATTAGCAGGCTAAAGCTGCGCGCATCAGCCAGACTAGCTGGGCTAGCACCAAAAGCCAATAGCAAAGGCTCCAGAAACATCCAGCACAAGCCTGAGCTCAGAGCCGCAATCAACAAAGCAAGCAACAAAGTTTGGCCCAAGGCGCGGGTCGCCGCTGGCGCATCTGCGCTACCGAGCAAGCGCCCCATCAGGCTGGAGCCGCCAGCCTGCGCCATCATGGTGCCAGCAAAGCCTAACAGCATCAGCGGCAAAGCCACAGTGACCGCCGCCAAGCCGACCGTACCCACGTAATGCCCGACAAAGATACGGTCTATGCTGTGGTAAAGCGCCACCAACAGCAAAGAGACCACCGAGGGCAAGGCGGTCTGCCACAACAAACGCCCAGTTGGCGCCTGACCTAAATCTAAAGTTTGCATACAGGGCTCATCAAAGGCTTACGGCAAGACACAAATTGCAGCGACAGCACTGGGACGGATATTTTCTGTGGATACATAGCTAAGCGAGTGGCTGTTGTTGGGTGACGCAATGTATGCCGCCGCCACCTGCGTATAGGTGATCGAGTTCCAGCATTTCAATGACACGTCCCGGATACAATTTTTGAAAAGTCTCTTTGGCCGATGCATCGTTTTTTTCATCGCCGAAATTAACCGAAATGATGGCACCATTCACTGCCAGATAATTAATATAAAAACGTAAAATTTGTGGATTTTTTGAGCGCAATTTGACCGGTTCATCGATCAGGGTAATCTCAAATTTTCGCCCGTTTGCATCGGTGCTTGCGGACATGATTTTATGCATGGCACGCGCCTCTTGCGCCCAGATATCGTTCGCAAGTTCGGGCGGTCTGTGCATCAGCAGTTTGCCTGGCGCGACAAATTGGATGCTGGCATCAATATGCATATCAGTAATATCCCCTCCACGTATACCTTTGCACCAGATCATTTTTTGAGCACCGAACAAGCGCAGCAATTCGGCCTCTATTTGATCCCTGGATTTACCCGGATTGCGATTATCATTGACCCAGCAACTCTCGGTTGCGATCAAAGTTCCTTCACCGTCTTGCAGTATGCCGCCCCCTTCGCCAACGATGCCCGCTTTGGTGATGGGTATGCCTAAATGAGCGGCGATTTTTTGTGCCACTTGCGTATCTTTTTGTGCGATTTGTTTGCCACCCCAACCATTGAAATTGAGATCGATGCAATCGAGCGCGCCGCCTGCGCTTTTGCGAAAAATCGGTCCATTGTCGCGCAACCAAAAATCGTCGTTCGGTATCGAGTTAATCATCGTCACCGGGTAGCGAGTGCTACCGATTTTATCCAAGGCGTTTTTGGCATTTTCCTCAGTGTCGCTAATCATGCTGAGAGGCTGATATTTGGCGATGGTGCGCGCCAGGCTGGCGGGCTCGTTTTGTAATTGCGGTAAGGATTTTCGCCACAGCACAGCATTCGTCGGCCAAGTCATCCAGACACGTCTTTGCGGCATTTCCTCACCCGGAACAGCGCAGACTTGCGCTGCGCTGGCCTTGCCTAGTATTGCGCCCAGGCTTACGCCGCCAAGGCCAAGCGCGAGTTGCGATAAAAATCGCCGCTTGCGTTGCAAGTCTCGCAGGTTCATCATTATTCTCCTGGTGGGTTTGATTTTGCGGTGATAGTGACATGTCAGACAGCTAGCCTTGCCTGCGAGGAGTGGCGATAGTAGGCATAGCTAGAAGCGTCACGCTGCTAATAAGCATAAGGCAAATAATATGTTGCATACTTGACATATTTTGCGCTTATACATGTAAAAAACTCATCATTACTCAGGAAGCAAATACCCAGTAGCCACGCGATGTGAATTCACCAGAAACATATAGGTAAAATACCAAAGATATGAGAAAAATGAATCAAGTTCAGTGGAAAACATCACTTTTTGTTTTAGCTCAGCTTCTTTAACATGGCTCAGCAATCGAGCTCTGGCTTTCACATCAAAGCTTTTCTAGCGAGTTTCTGGCAACAGCCTTTAGAATTTTTCAGGAGTAGTAAAAATGTCAAAAAAAATATCTGCGAGCATCTCCCCTATTGAAATAGTAGCGATGCGACGTCGTCGTTTTATGCAGTCGGCCACTACCCTGTTTGCGACTAGCCTGATCCTTCCATTAGCGGCGTGTGGTGGCGGTAGCGAAGCTGCCGCCAGCCCAGTAACTCCGCCGTCGCCGCCAACCCCGCCTACGCCACAACCACCCTTGCCTAGTGTCAGTTTTATGGCGCCAAAAGAAGGTGCAATCCATGCTGCGACCTGGATGGCTTATGGTGCCAGTGTCTCAGCCTGGGGCAATGGCGTCGGCACTGCCGAAGAGCGCGACCTGAACAACAGTCGAGTGCTTGCACGCGAAGACCTGATGCGTATTGCCGCGCAATTGTCGCGCTTTGAACCCGTAAAAATGCTGGTGGCAAATGACGCCGACAAGGCCGAGGCAAACGCATTATTGGATAAAGTTTTGGCAGGGACGGGAACACAGAACAGCTTAAACCCGAGTAAAACGATCACTAGTGACGGCAAAATTTTCAGCAATGGGGTAGCGCTGCCAGCGATGAATCGTAGCCGTATCGAACTGATCGTCAAAACCGACAATAAAGTCAATCCTAATCAGGGCGTCAACGATTTATGGACGCGTGATGCGGCACCTGTGTTTAGCAAGGGCAGCGATGGCAAAGTTTACGGCATAGACTTTAATTTTAATGGTTGGGGCCAAGAGAAGCCGCGCACCGGCTTAAGCGGCTGGGTCAAAGATCCTTTGAAGGCCACCAATGGTGTGCGTGATCAAGATATAGACGGCGACAAAACCACGGCGGCATTCATCACTTCCAAACTCGGCATTTCCTCTTTATCGACCTGGTTGACGATGGAAGGCGGTGCGATCGAAGTCAATGGCCTAGGCATGGCGGTGGTCGCTGAAAGCTGCATCATTAACAATAACCGCAATCCGGGAAAAACCAAGGCCGATTTTGAGGCGGAAATAAAACGCGTGATGGGCGTCTCCAAGGTGATTTGGATACCCGGTGTGAAAGCCCAGGAAGTGACCGATGGACACGTCGATTTTTATGCGCGCTTCTCGAATGACAACACGCTATTTTTCAATTGGGATGGCGGCCTCAGTCTGGACGGCAAGAGCAAGAGTACCGATGGCAAAAATAAAGATGCGCTAGTCGCCTATCAAGCCCAAGTGGCGAGTTGGAGTGCTGCCGATAAATTAGCTTATTTAGGCTCGGCCAGCGCGACGCTCAATTTAATCGAGCTGCCTACGCCTTTGGCTTCAGTCAAAACTGCGATTGCGGCCCGCAATCCTGGTATATCCATGACAGAAAGGAAGAATTTCGATGACACCTTTGCGGCAGGATATGTCGGCTATTACGAAGCAAACTCGTGTATCTTGATGGGACAATTTGGCGATGTTGCTGCCGATAAGATCGCTTTTGATAAAATTCAGGCGGCCTATCCTGATCGCATCGTGATCCAGATCGCCACCGACGGTGTCGGCAATGGCGGTGGCACCATACACTGCGCGACCCAGCAACAAATTAGCTAATCACTTATTTAGCCTCAGGAGCCAGATAGACATCGCATGTTTGGTCTATCTGGCTCCTAATTTTTTCCATCTGCGTTTTTAAATCGCCAACGTGACATCTCCCTTTGGAATTGCGCAACAAAGCAGGACTTCGCCCGCAGCCAGGCTGATCGCTGGTGCGCGTGGGTAGATTACTTCTCCTTGCAGTAAAGTGCTACGACACACTCCGCAGTGGCCATTACGGCAAGAAAAATTCGGGCTTAAGCCGCTACTTTCGGCCAATTCCAGTAGGGACATATCGCTGCTTTGACTCCAATGAGCGCTACTGTCACTTTGCTGAAACCTGACGCTAGCGTCTGCCAGCTGCAACTCGCTTAGCGACATGCGCTTGGCATCAAATGACTCATGAAAAATCGCATGTGGGGCTACCCCTAACTGTTCTAGCATGCGCATCACATCGCGCTGAAAACTGTCAGGGCCGCACAGGTAATACTGGCAATCAGCGGGACCTAAACTAATCCATTTTTCGGCGAACCAGCAGCCGAGATCGGCCATTACGGATTCTATACACTGACTCGACAAACGTTGATCACTATCAAAATCCACCCCAAGAAGGCTATCTAGGCTGGGCTGGGTATGGATGTAATGGGTATGTAGTTGCGCATGCGCGGCCACCAGAGTGTCGACTTCCTGACGAAAAGCATGCGTCACTTTATTCTGGGTGGAGTGGATAAAATACAGTGTAGGCAAGCGTTTATCTAGGCGTGCCAGATGCGCCTTTAACATACTCAGCATCGGTGTAATGCCTATACCTGCACTGATCAATACCACCGGCACCGCGACCTCGCCACGCTTCAAGGTGAAATAGCCACTCGGTGCCATGACTTCAATTTGCATGCCAATTTGTAGTTGTTGGTGCAAGTAAGACGATGCCTCACCGAGTTCTTCACGCTTTACACTGATACGATAGCGTTGCAAGTTTTCGTCATAGCTGGAAATACTCCAGCACCGAGATATTTGTTTGCCATTTGGCAGAGTTAATCGACAGCTTAAAAATTGTCCGGCGCGATAGCCAGCCACCTGCTCACCAGGCACCGCTGGCGACAAATAGAAAGACTTGATCTGCTCCGTTTCACTGACAATATCGCTGACTACAAAATTTTTCCAGCCGTTCCAGCGATTGCGCTGTACGAGTGCTTTTTCTATTTGTAGATTGCGCGCGGCCACCAGCGCACTGAGCATTTGCTGGCCCATACCCGGAATCGCAATCAAACGATCAAGCTCTTGCGCTTCGGCCTGTGGCTGCATCAAGAAGCGCGCCAACTCCGGCACCGTGATGCTATCGTGTTGGCATGCGATATGCTGCACCAGCATACCAGCTTCTATCAAGCCGGTGCTGATTACCTCCAGATAAAATCCGGTACGCCCAGAACTCTGAAACTTTGCCAGAAAACTGAGGGGCTGAGCGACCCGCCACAGAAAATTTTCACATGGGGCACGGCAACCCGATACCTGCAGTAGCACTGGGCCTATCTGCAAAAAATCACCTATGCGCAGCTGGCTTTCGTCCAAACCCTGCAGACTTAAATTTTCACCGATGCTACCGCATTGCCAGGGCGTCGCCAGATCTAGCTCCCGGTTCCAGTAGGCATAATTTTCGGAGCAATAAGCGTACACCGCGTTTTTGTGGTTGGCTACCTGGTTACCCACGATCCCGGTGTCGGTGACCTGCACCGTCCCCACCACTTGCTGCTTGATGATGGCGGTCTCAAAGCTGTATCCGTCCACGCTATAGGTTTGACTGATGCCAGAAAAAATTGCCCTTAGCTTGACCATATCAAACCCTTTCGTTAAACACTTAGAAATTCAAACATGGTAGGCCGCTTGCGCATATTCCATGCGGGTTTCCAGCCTGCCTGGCCTGCAAGGCGCATGGAATATGCGCCTTGGCAGGGCTGCCTACGAAAAACTGAAAAACGTTTAGGCTAGTCTGGCTTGTGGCGCGCGGATGAAAGGCCATGCCAGTACGCAGGCCAAAATCAAGACTATGCTGATGCCGCTGGCACCGAAGTAATCGAGGGCGGCACCGCCCACGATAGGCCCCAGGATAGTGCCGAAGTTATAGCCGATCAGGGTTAAGGCCATGGCCGCGACTCTGCTGCCGCCACTAAAATAGCGACCCGCCACGATGATCGCGAGGGTATAGCCGGAGCCTACGCCTAGCGCCCAGATCGTCACCCCAACCGCCAAATAGAGCACCGGCAGTAAGGCCATGCTGAGCGCCCCTGCGACCGCCAGCATAATACATAAGTGAAAAACCCGGCTTTCGTGCCAGCGGTCGCAACAGTAACCGATAGGATACTGACTGGCGATATTGACGACACCGATCAAACTCATCAAGAGCGCCGCCTGCTGCG from Undibacterium parvum includes these protein-coding regions:
- a CDS encoding dienelactone hydrolase family protein, coding for MKLHHYLLTLVSAVFVFGSLPALAAQGQEVHFPSADGSTLLAWLFMPEHAPLGTVIALHGCGGLYASSGARQGELNARHQAMADMLLEQGYAVLFPDSLTPRGVRELCSQKIGARNIDQTERRHDALAALEWVARQSWANPRKLALLGWSHGGSAVLSATHQGRKQVAAQAAKPVVAIAFYPGCSAARKAGYQPNTRLLLLLGEKDDWTAPGPCQTLGREVGAQVHVFADSYHDFDNPVGSVKLRKDVSNGVYPGEGVHPGANPAARSLAYALLRAELKVAFE
- a CDS encoding MATE family efflux transporter, yielding MQTLDLGQAPTGRLLWQTALPSVVSLLLVALYHSIDRIFVGHYVGTVGLAAVTVALPLMLLGFAGTMMAQAGGSSLMGRLLGSADAPAATRALGQTLLLALLIAALSSGLCWMFLEPLLLAFGASPASLADARSFSLLMIAAFPIQAATVALDCGLWAQGRPKTALLVILSGVLMNTALCVLFVAYWGWGVRGSAWATLLGESFSLGLVLAIYSWGGVTLKLHWRSLRWHSAQLREMVQVGFGSGLAELLPVLLLVLLTQGMARLAGDTGVALVGIFETLWMLTMMPVFGVCQAAAVLMSFNHGAGQPARVQRVLWQSWAAATGGLLLAWVLLQAAPQAVLQLFAGDAPDLLALGLQAMPIYFLALPLAALPNVLAAYFRSCGQGLLSACVGLSQPVLFLIPALLLFPHWWGLPGLLWATPVADSLALLLSAGFLWKISRPVAGLRSYS
- the tatA gene encoding Sec-independent protein translocase subunit TatA; protein product: MGSFSVWHWLIVLVIVMLVFGTKKLGNIGGDLGKAVKGFKDGIKGTTEGATEGAKEAPAAASPIPQNIPR
- a CDS encoding type 1 glutamine amidotransferase; the protein is MKPVLIVQQVELDTPDYFVDFLARHAIPYDLRRMEAGQPLPESIAGYSGYCMLGGPMSVNDEINFPFLRQEKALVREAVLADIAVIGHCLGGQLMSTALGGTVQASNYTEIGWNPIRVLCQKAANDWFGGRMDFDIFQWHNETFSIPENAVQIASSHYCQNQAFVIDDKHLGMQFHCEVKPKKVAYWASEEKADIDALLHLPTVESSASILASLEQRIAASQAIADDIYSRWIDGLKR
- a CDS encoding agmatine deiminase family protein; this translates as MSKKISASISPIEIVAMRRRRFMQSATTLFATSLILPLAACGGGSEAAASPVTPPSPPTPPTPQPPLPSVSFMAPKEGAIHAATWMAYGASVSAWGNGVGTAEERDLNNSRVLAREDLMRIAAQLSRFEPVKMLVANDADKAEANALLDKVLAGTGTQNSLNPSKTITSDGKIFSNGVALPAMNRSRIELIVKTDNKVNPNQGVNDLWTRDAAPVFSKGSDGKVYGIDFNFNGWGQEKPRTGLSGWVKDPLKATNGVRDQDIDGDKTTAAFITSKLGISSLSTWLTMEGGAIEVNGLGMAVVAESCIINNNRNPGKTKADFEAEIKRVMGVSKVIWIPGVKAQEVTDGHVDFYARFSNDNTLFFNWDGGLSLDGKSKSTDGKNKDALVAYQAQVASWSAADKLAYLGSASATLNLIELPTPLASVKTAIAARNPGISMTERKNFDDTFAAGYVGYYEANSCILMGQFGDVAADKIAFDKIQAAYPDRIVIQIATDGVGNGGGTIHCATQQQIS
- a CDS encoding MOSC and FAD-binding oxidoreductase domain-containing protein is translated as MVKLRAIFSGISQTYSVDGYSFETAIIKQQVVGTVQVTDTGIVGNQVANHKNAVYAYCSENYAYWNRELDLATPWQCGSIGENLSLQGLDESQLRIGDFLQIGPVLLQVSGCRAPCENFLWRVAQPLSFLAKFQSSGRTGFYLEVISTGLIEAGMLVQHIACQHDSITVPELARFLMQPQAEAQELDRLIAIPGMGQQMLSALVAARNLQIEKALVQRNRWNGWKNFVVSDIVSETEQIKSFYLSPAVPGEQVAGYRAGQFLSCRLTLPNGKQISRCWSISSYDENLQRYRISVKREELGEASSYLHQQLQIGMQIEVMAPSGYFTLKRGEVAVPVVLISAGIGITPMLSMLKAHLARLDKRLPTLYFIHSTQNKVTHAFRQEVDTLVAAHAQLHTHYIHTQPSLDSLLGVDFDSDQRLSSQCIESVMADLGCWFAEKWISLGPADCQYYLCGPDSFQRDVMRMLEQLGVAPHAIFHESFDAKRMSLSELQLADASVRFQQSDSSAHWSQSSDMSLLELAESSGLSPNFSCRNGHCGVCRSTLLQGEVIYPRAPAISLAAGEVLLCCAIPKGDVTLAI
- a CDS encoding agmatine deiminase family protein, which encodes MNLRDLQRKRRFLSQLALGLGGVSLGAILGKASAAQVCAVPGEEMPQRRVWMTWPTNAVLWRKSLPQLQNEPASLARTIAKYQPLSMISDTEENAKNALDKIGSTRYPVTMINSIPNDDFWLRDNGPIFRKSAGGALDCIDLNFNGWGGKQIAQKDTQVAQKIAAHLGIPITKAGIVGEGGGILQDGEGTLIATESCWVNDNRNPGKSRDQIEAELLRLFGAQKMIWCKGIRGGDITDMHIDASIQFVAPGKLLMHRPPELANDIWAQEARAMHKIMSASTDANGRKFEITLIDEPVKLRSKNPQILRFYINYLAVNGAIISVNFGDEKNDASAKETFQKLYPGRVIEMLELDHLYAGGGGIHCVTQQQPLA
- a CDS encoding NAD(P)/FAD-dependent oxidoreductase — translated: MSNTNSNHSNATDAATAHAPSYYAASANASPERPSLRGAVEADVCIIGAGYTGLSAGLHLAEAGFKVVILEQAKVGWGASGRNGGQIVHSYSRDIDVIENSYGKEKAKPLAEMMFEGAQIIRERVAKYDIQCDLKSGGVYAALSKKKVKALEEQKELWEKWGHKDLELIDNPSAIKNVVNTDRYQAILVDKTGGHFHPLNLTLGEAAAFEQNGGVIYEHSAVTKIERGANPVIRTVQGEVKAKFVIVACNAYIGDLEPKLAKMSMPCGTQVITTAPLGKLADELMPSDYCVEDNNFLLDYYRLSGDKRMIFGGGVVYGARDPSHIESIVKPNMCKVFPQLKNVKIDYGWTGNFLLTLSRMPEVGKLTDNIYYSQGCSGHGITFTHLIGRLLAEAIRGQAERFSAFESLPHYPFPGGRMFRVPLTAMGAVWYDLRDRLGV